In the genome of bacterium, the window TCCACGGCCCGAGGCTCGGGCAGATGCGCCGGGGGGATATTGAGAAACCGGTCGAGATAGACGCTCATCGCGGCGTCGAACACGCCTCGCAGCAATTCGTCCGACCGGACCCGATGCAGCCCCTGGTGGACCGCATTGGCGAACGTAAAGGTGTGGAGCGCGGTATCCCAGTCGCCAAACTCGTTGGCGGTGTGGAACTGCGCGATCCGGAGGGCCGCCGCGTACGAAACCGACGCGGCCAGCTCTTCTTCTGTGGCTCCCTCGCGAAGCCCATCCAGCAGGGCGTTCGCGATCGCCTGCGGATCGGTCCCCAGGAGGACCGGGATCAGCGCGTTCCGGCCCGCCCATTCCCGGGGGTGATCCCCTCGCCCCCCGCGGTGCGCGGCCGGGAGCTCCTCGAACGCCCCTTCGAGAATGCGCACCAGGTCGACGGGGTGCCGCCAGGAGTTGTCCTCCTCCATGCGATCGGCGGCGGCGTACCCTCCGACGAGGCTGGCCAGTACGGGCTCGGCGTATTCCCATCCCGCAACGTCCAAGGTCTCGAATGCCTTGTTGGTAAAGTCGAGGACGTGGCCGATCTGGATGTACCGGTGGTCGGTCGCCGCAGCGAAGAGCATATCGGCCATCTGGCGGTGATCCCATCCGGCGCGCACGGCGGAGACGACGCAGCGCTCCGCGCCCTCGGCGTCCCGCACCTCGACGAATTGCCTGAACCAACGCTTGAGCGCAGGGGGCTCCGCGTGGAGTGTTGGAAGCGGACGGATGCCAAACCGTGGCGCCTGGCCGTCGCTGTCCCGCGATACCGCCGACAGCCCGTGGTACAGGGCCCGGGGGCGGTCGCTCGCCGAGAGGATCGGCACGAGGTTCATCATGCACGCGAGGATCGTCAACCCCTGCCCCCACCCGGCCCGTCGGTACTGGGTCCCGAACTCTACCCCGGCCCGGAAGGGCACGACGGGATCGTCCCCCGCGTCGAGCAGCGCGATGACGCCCTTGGCGAGGACGAGCGGGATGTTCCGTTCCAGCCCGATCCGCAGACGCGCCTGCTGGTACGGGCGAGGATCGGGGTCCGCCCCTAGATCCACCCAGACTTCGCCGCCTCGGATCTCGACCGGGAACGCCCGCACGTCACCGGCAAACTGGTCGAACGTCCCGCCGCTCGCCAGGTCGAATCTCGCATGGTGCCAGTGGCAGGTCAGGATCCCGTCCTTGACCGTCCCCCGGTCGAGCGGAAACCCCATGTGCGGACAGCGATTGTCGACGGCATAGATGCGGTCCCCGTGTGCAAACAGTGCAAGCGCGTGGCCGTCGAGATGGACGGCGAGGCACCCCCGGGAGTAAACATCCGCCAGACCGGCCGCGTGCACGAGCCCCGTGCGAACTCGACTCATCTCGTGCTCCTTTCAGATCGACGGTGGGTGGATGGAACGTCGCGCTCCTCTGACTTCGCGCCCCTCTCTTTTATAGTACGATAGCGCGCCGCTCACCCCCCCGCCACCGGCTCAGGGACGGATCACAGGCTGGTCCTTCGTACAGGGGGACGATTGACTCCCTGTGCGGCCGCGGGTACACTGAATGTACCCCCCCCAGGGGGGAAGGGAGGCAACGCGATGGCGAGAACGGTCGTGGGGTTCGACCCTCGGGCAAAAGAGAAAATCCTCGCGCGCCTGCGGAGCGTAGAGGGCCACCTCCGCGGAATCACGCGCATGGTGGAGGAAGATCAGTACTGCGTCGACGTGATCAAGCAGACCAAGGCCGTCCAGAGCGCCATCGACCGGGTCAACGCCTTGTTGCTGGAGCGTCACCTCAATCACTGCGTCAGCGCGGCGATCAAGTCGGATGATGCGCGCGAGCGGGAACGGGTCGTCTCGGAGTTGCTGGACGTCTTCGAGAACGGCCAAGGATAGGGGGCGATGGCGCATACGGTGATCGACCTCCCGGTCGAAGGCATGACGTGCGCCTCGTGCGTCCGCCGCATCGAGCGGGCGCTGGGGCGCCTCGACGGGGTCGGCGAGGCCAGCGTGAACCTGGCCACCGGGAGGGCCCGCGTCGCGGTCGATACATCGGTGACGACCCGCGATCAACTCGATGCCGCGGTTGAGAAGGCCGGGTACCGGGTCGGATCGCGCACCCCCGCCCCGGAGGACGCCTTCTCATGGAACGCTGAGGACGGGCGCGCGCCGGAGGCGGAACGGGGGCTCACCGAGCTTCGGCGAAAGTGGATCACGAGCCTGGCGGTCGGGCTCGCGATGATGGCGTCGATGTACCTGCCCCTGCGGTTCGAGATGGACCTCGTGAACCCATTGTTCCTGATCGCCGCCACGGTCGTGCAGTTCTGGGCGGGCGGCGTGTTCTATGCAGCGGCATGGGCCGCGGGCCGCCACGGTGGCGCGACCATGGACACATTGGTCGCGAT includes:
- a CDS encoding Rieske (2Fe-2S) protein: MSRVRTGLVHAAGLADVYSRGCLAVHLDGHALALFAHGDRIYAVDNRCPHMGFPLDRGTVKDGILTCHWHHARFDLASGGTFDQFAGDVRAFPVEIRGGEVWVDLGADPDPRPYQQARLRIGLERNIPLVLAKGVIALLDAGDDPVVPFRAGVEFGTQYRRAGWGQGLTILACMMNLVPILSASDRPRALYHGLSAVSRDSDGQAPRFGIRPLPTLHAEPPALKRWFRQFVEVRDAEGAERCVVSAVRAGWDHRQMADMLFAAATDHRYIQIGHVLDFTNKAFETLDVAGWEYAEPVLASLVGGYAAADRMEEDNSWRHPVDLVRILEGAFEELPAAHRGGRGDHPREWAGRNALIPVLLGTDPQAIANALLDGLREGATEEELAASVSYAAALRIAQFHTANEFGDWDTALHTFTFANAVHQGLHRVRSDELLRGVFDAAMSVYLDRFLNIPPAHLPEPRAVEDPEAILHDLPGLLDRQQQVNEAGGLAAQYLHSGGAPEKLQAVLGFVLLREDRDFHTIQTVEGAFRLFARLRETPEAPTALIAAARYLAAHAPTVRAQGQTYQIAYRLHRGEHLFEEA
- a CDS encoding metal-sensitive transcriptional regulator; the protein is MARTVVGFDPRAKEKILARLRSVEGHLRGITRMVEEDQYCVDVIKQTKAVQSAIDRVNALLLERHLNHCVSAAIKSDDARERERVVSELLDVFENGQG